The sequence TTAGGTAAAGCCAATATTATAAAACAACATAGTGTTTGAAATTACAAGGACCAAATTCAAGTTCCAGTTTTTCAAATTCTTAGCCAAGCAATATTCAATAGGTAAGCTTGAGTTTCTTTTTAAGTTATgctgattatttaaaaatccaaataataCAAAAGTTTATATAGTAAAAAATGGAAGTTTTCCAAATCCTACTCCCTAGAGGTAACACTCTTGTCACTTTGCTGCATATTTTCTAGACGTTTCTCTATATAGACTGTCTacccatatatatgtatcttcccatatttttcttttttttttttttttgagatggagtctcgctctgtcgcccaggctggagtgcagtggcacaatctcggctcactgcaagctctgcctcctgggttcatgccattctcctgtctcagcctcccaagtagctgggactacaggcacccgccaccacgcccggctaattttttgtatttttagtagagacagggtttcaccgtgttagccaggatggtctcgatctcctaacctcgtgattcgcccgcctcgccctcccaaagtgctgggattacaggtgtgagccaccgcgcctggcccatatttTTCTGTAGTTCTTTAAAGAGATGGGATAATAACATCGAGTTTTGTGGTGAGTCAGTTTGATAATATATCTGAAAGTGCTTCATAAGTCATGAAAGTTGTAtaaatggtaatcattaaaaggTGGGAAATGTCTGAATTTTTATATTCTACCCAGCTTCCTTATGGATTTCAGATTTAATACGAAGTTTGAGCAGAAGGGCAGTACTGATCCCACTTGGGGCCCATCTGTTCTCTAcagacacatttttattttccaaacctGCTGTGATCCCCCAgctaaaaggaggaggagaaacacGGCCTAACAACAGAGGAGTCCTAAGAGGTACCTATTCTTGTGTGTGAGAGACAGGACAGTTAGATATGGGAGAAAGAGGCAAATATTTTGGTCAAAAGAGGAGGCCTGGGTCTGTTGTCCTCGGCCTTTTTCTGGGTTGCAAAGTGAAATCagactatgtgccaggcatgattCTCAGGAATAAAACAGACCTCTCATAGAGATTAGATTGTAGCAAGAGggagataataataaatataaaagtaaagaaatgatACAGTGTGTTAAAAGGTGATGAGGCTATGGAATAAGGCAAAAATAGAACAGGATAAGGGAGATTAAGAGTGCTACCGATAAGGCAAACAGATTGTGATATTAAATAGAAGAATTAAGATAGACCTCATTGAGAAGGTGAGTTgaacaaagacttgaaggaagCGAGAGACTGGGCCTTGCTTTCATTTGAGGTGAGAAGTTTCCAGGAAGAGAGAAGCACTGGAGCAAAGGTCTTATGATGGGAATGCACCTTGGATAATTGTGGATTTCAAAGTCATAAAGTATAGTAGTCCTCACTATTCaagggggatacattccaagacccccagtagatgcctgaaaccaAGGATAATACTGAAccctatatagtatatactatttttttcctatacatacctaagataaagtttaatttataaattaggcatagtaagagattaacaacaataactaataataaaatggaacaattataataatatgcCATCCTCACTACTtttgcactttggggccattattaagtaaaataaggggtATGTAAACACAAGCACTGAGACACTGCAACAgtcaatctgataaccaagatggcTACTAGGTGTGCAACAGGCAGGCAGCATGTACagtgtggatatgctggacaaaagGAAGACTCATGTCCTGGGTGAGACAGAGCCAgatggcatgagatttcatcatactactcagaatggtgccaaatttaaaacttaagaattgtttgtgccgggcacggtggctcatgcctgtaatcccagcactttgggaggccaaggcggatggatcatgaggccaggagttcgagaccagcctggccagcatgacgaaatctcatctctactaaaaatacaaaaaaaaaaaaaaaaaaaattagccaggcatggtgatgtgtgcctgtagtcccagctactcgggaggctgaggcaggagaatcacttaaacccaggaagcggaggttgcggtgagccaagggctgacagagcgagactccatctcagaaaaaaaaaaaaaaaaaaaaaattgtttgcttCTGGAATCTTCCGTTTAGTATATTTGAACTGTGATTGACTGTGGGTAGCTGAAACTTTGTAAAGGCAAAACCACAGATAAGTGGGGACTACTGTACTGCCTGAAGCACCTAAATAGTAGAAGTTTAATACTTGttctgaaaatgaatgaatgaatacatgaagtaACTTTCCTTGGAAAGGGTCACTTTGAGGTTATctcagaaaggagagagaggtgtAAGGAAATACTCCAGAGAAGCCACCCTAATCTTTACCCATCCCTCCCCATAAAGAAGTATAAAAAAAATActgccagctgggtgcagtggctcacgcctgtaattgcagcattttgggaggccgaggtgggtggatcacctgaggtcaggagttcaagaccaggatggccaacatggcgaaaccccgtctgtactaaaaatacaaaattagttgggcatgggggtgcgtgcctgtagtttcaactacttgggagactgaggcaggagaatcgcttgaacccgggaaatggaggctgcagtgagctgagatcacaccattgcactccagcctgggctacagagtgacactctggctcaaaaaacaaaacaaaaaacaactcccCAGCCAGGTCTACATGGGGATGGACTGACCTGCATTTTGCCAAAGAGGGCAAACTTTCATCCTTACCTAGGGGAAGATGTTACCACACTAGCCCTTCTGTTTCTAGCCCACTTCCTTTtctatgatatatttttatagacaTAGTCATCTTCCCATAGGCTCAGGGAACAAGTGACATTTACCTagcctttttctttgtttcagatGAAGTAACCAAGACTGAGGACAGAGAGTTGGTGCTAAGGAAAGACTGTCCTACAATAGTGGAACCACATGGGAAAATGTTTAATGAGCAGACCTGGGAGGTATCACAGCAGGATCCCCCACATGGAGAAGTTGGTGAACATAAGGATAGGATAGAGAGGCAGTGGGGAAACCTCTTAGGAGAGGGGCAACACAAATGTGATGAATGTGGGAAGAGCTTTACTCAGAGCTCAGGTCTCATTCGACAtcaaagaattcatactggagaaagaccttatgaatgtaatgaatgtgggaaagccttcagtcGAAGTTCTGGTCTTTTTAATCACCGAGGAATCCACAATATACAGAAACGGTACCACTGTAAGGAGTGTGGGAAGGCCTTCAGTCAGAGTGCGGGTCTTATCCAGCATCAGAGAATCCACAAAGGAGAAAAGCCATATCAGTGCAGCCAGTGCAGTAAGAGCTACAGTCGACGTTCATTTCTCATTGAACATCAGAGAAGCCACACAGGGGAGCGACCTCACCAGTGCATTGAATGTGGGAAAAGCTTTAATCGACACTGCAACCTCATTCGCCATCAGAAGATCCACACAGTGGCTGAGCTGGTCTAGGGCTTGCTATGAGCAAGTTTTCCAGATCACCAGCCAAGTCGTGTGGGGTAGGTTGAGACTAGAAAAtgcctccctcttcctttctccatgAAGTGTGTTTGAAACAAATACTGACTTATGGCCCAGGGACTTCCTTAAAGGAAAGTTGGGTGTTTGAAGctactgttttctcttttgttcgtTTTACCTCTTTCTTATTCTTACTAGCTGTGTCcctcttatttattatttatttatttttttgagacggctgCTAAACCCttctaataatataataaatggtACTGCCACAGCCAACATGCCTGAAAGACTTGGTACCTGTGTTTAACTACAAAGGATAACAGAGTTCTACTGATGGTTTATAACAATTGGGTCTTTGGTGTTCCCTGTGACCAGGGTCTACACTATAAACACCTTTTCTACCTTACTGCTTCTCTCTGACACCTACGTGACTCTCCCTTGGAAAGTGACCAGCATTGGCTGTGTGTTTCAGTGTCTGCAGTGTGTGTCCACTTACTTAACCATAGTTGGTCCTCACAACAGCCACACAGGGAAATGAGCGTTatcattatcccattttacagatgaggactcTAAGGTTCAGAAAATCCAAGCATCAGAGCCAAGGCTGAAACcctgaacttttatttttagtaatgcTTTAATTTTGGAGTAATTTTAGACTTAGAGAAATGTTGCAGAGATGGAGTTCTCATATTCCCTTCACCTAGATTCCCCTGATGCTAACTTATGACATCACACCTTTTTAGTTAAACCTTGGCTTTTAACTCCAAATCTCAATTTCTTTATGATGTCAAGCTTTATACTGATACCAGATTTCTACATTTTAGTCACCTGGAACTCCCTTAGAGTTTTTCTATCACATCTTCAGTGTTAGAAAGTCATCTGTATCCTGAGTACCAGGCCACATCACAGAACTGGATTAATCCAGGTAAGATGCTAGCTGCTGTCCGAAATGTCCTCAGTCTTTCTCTTCTGTTTGCTTGGCTTAggtctagagaaaaaaaatttcttccccGTGTAGATCTTTAAGAAAATCAATTGtacgccaggtgtggtggtacaagcctgtaatcccagagcttttggaggccaaggccgcagtattgcttgaggccaggagtttgagaccagtctgtgcaacatagtgagaccctgtttctacaaaaaaaaaatttaaaaattagctgcatgtggtggtgtgtgcttgtagtccccaGATAGgaagttgaggtgagaggatcacttaaacccaggagtttgagatgcagtgatcatgccactgcactccagcctggccacggagagagaccccgtctcaaaacaaaacaaaacaaaacaaacctagaaactttgtctcaaaaaaaaaaaaaaaaatcaattatgctGCTTccatcaaaaaatttaaaaaggaggaaaatttttttaaaaactggagaaGACTTACGTAGCCTTAAGTGTTCTGCCCCAGAGGAAGCTCTTTCTCAGTGAAGTTTACTCATGGAGAGGAGGACTCTCCCCTTCTTAGGACTAAGGACTTGAGGCTTGAGGTTTCCCAAGGCTCTTTGCCTGCCCTCCCTTACTCCCTTTTGTGATTACTAAGGCTGCAACCCCATCTCTTCCCTTTCATGTATTTGATTTAAATGTTCAGAGGTTTCCTGAGATGGAAAAGGAGAAGTGCTGCAATTTGCTCAGGATGAGTCCATACACAGTTGAGTTTTGCACTGTTTTCAGTAACTCCTAAATGTGTTGCAGAGCAGCCAACTCTTGAATTGGGGATTGTGTAATTTAACTCTTTTATATAAGATTCAAACAGAAGTGGAATAGCATAGTGAACCCCATGAActtgttgatgaaaagagtcaaactccataaaatatttgaagagacttattctgagccaaatacaAGTggccatggcctgtgacacagacCTCAAGggggtcctgagaacatgtgcccaaggtggtcagggtacagcttggttttatatattttagggaggcatgaaacatcaatcaaatacatttaagaaatagattggtttggttcagaaaggcgggacaaATCAAAGCATGGGCTTCCaagctataggtaaatttaaacattttctgcttgacaattggttgagtttatctgaagacctgggattaatggaaaggaatgtttaggCTAaggtaaaggattgtggagatcAAGTTTTATGGTGCAGAGGAATCTCTCAggtagcagacttcagagagagagcagattgtaaaatgtttcttttttcttgtttctccacTGAATGAGTGGCCAAGGAAGTTGGATTTTAAGTCAAAACCCTTAGCAACACTTTCCTATCAGAGGGAAAATAAATTACCTAATATGTAGCGCCACCTAAAAACTCCACAAAGTATCAGCTTAAACAAAGACACCCATTTCTCCTTTTGCATCAGGAAAAAGTTCTACACATTGTAGGGAAGCCTAAGAAGAATTTTCGTGTCACAGTAGGTTTAAAGGATAAACTCCAGGATCATCTGacagaaatgttaaatataatacCTTCCTATACCAAACAAATGGTATGGGAATTACCTATTACTGATGACATTAATCTTGAGTgagttaaaattcaaaaatttaaatattaaagtagcctcttctctttttttttgttatatctcAATACCACATGGTATAGTTAAAAAACAGGAGTGGACCAGGAGTCAGGACCCCTGAGATGGAGTCCATGCCTAATCAATTCTAGAGTTTGGACCTTGGATAAGTCACTTGGGTTGGGTTTCCTAGAAGCGGAGCCTAGGCATGGATTCAAGTCTAGGGAATTTATTGAGGCAAAATAAGCTGCAGGAAAAAAGCTGCAAGGCAGAGAGGGAAGCAAGGTATGGAAGAAGAAATGGACTGAGCAAGATGTGGTCTGAGCTTAAGTCTAGTTTAGTCTACTTTGGAAGAAGGATCTTTGGAACAAAACTTACTCTTGAGGCAAGGGGCCAGCCTTTTGTACCTCAATCAGTGCCTTGTGGATTGAGGACTTCCCAGAGAGAATAGATTATCTCCCTTCGTCCAAGGACAATTCTTCAGAGAAGGTGATGACTGAGCCATTAGCAGCCAGTGCTCATGATAATCAGGGAATGGGTGCACTGACCTTCCTGGCAACTGGAGAATGGGTGTACTGACTTGGAAAAGGGGACCTGGCTGGGCAGGATACCACTGGCATCCATCACCACACTTAACCTCTCAGGCCCCAGTTTCTTCACCTATCCTCCTATTTGCaggattttttttgaaaaacagcaGATAGCAATTACAGTCCTATAAATGACAGGGATACATCCTGAGAAATGTGCTGTTGTGTGATTTTGTCACTGTGCAAGCATCATAGAATATACTTACACAACATAGATGGTATACCCTACTACGCACCTAGGGTAGATGGTATAGTCTGTTGCccctaggctgcaaacctgtacagcatgctaCTGTGTTGAATACAGCAGACATTTGTAGCACAATgctgtatttgtgtatctaaacatagaaaaatctaGTAAAAATGCAGTGTGAAAGATAAAAAAACGGTATACCTGTATAGGACACCATGAATGCagtttgcaggactggaagttgctcagggtgtcagtgagtgagtgaagagtgaatgtgaagaccttacactactgtagactttataaacattgtACACTTTGACTacaccaaatatatttttaaaatatttgttgacacCATCACTACAAACACATGAATAATGCATTGCACTAAGCTGTTAAGATAGCTACAATGTCACTAGGTGACTGAaacattatgtggcacatgactatgTGAAAGGACAATGCAATCTATAAAATGCTGCATCAAACAAATAGAAAGAGATATTACCAAATTTGCATATCATATGCTAAGGCAAAAGGACTATCTGACATACTGGTGAGAGAGTTTTAAGTTGGAGTTTTTGTGAGACTTTTTCttttgcctcatttttttttttttaagtgtaatgCAGACTGTGCTCACATGGGTTTTAAAAGTAAAttcatattaaaaagtaaaggtTTCTGTATTGAATGAAATTCTCCATTTTTCATATATGTCTATACCCTAACTAATCATTTAATCATACGTAAATTCCATTTGTTCTGCAGTAGTCTCAACTAATCCATCTAAATATTCTTTGATCCTaacttctttccttccctgttcTTCCCACCCCACTCACTACCTCTGTTCTGCTCTCAAAACATCTCCCTCGATTGTTTCTTTAGCTCTGTTTGAGAACtaacattgaattttaaaaataatattgttgtGAATAAGGAgggttttatttattctcttttttatttccctttcttgtcTTGATGCAGTGGCCAATCTCTCCTGGACAATGTTAGGTAGAAATCATACTAATAGTCATCTTATTCCTGATTTTGAATGGATTCATCTAATGATTCATACATATTTGTTGTGAGTTTCTGATAATTATCCTCCATAATATTAAGAACATTCCCATTTAGTCCTCATTTACTAAAAGTCTTTGTCACAAATgagtattgaattttatcaaataatgtTTCTGCTTATGTTAAAATGATGGTATAGTGTTTCCTCCTTTGATCTTAATGTGGTGAATTAACAGATTTTCTGttgtaaaaaatcagtttttcaaGTTTGATAActgtattaaaatttttctatagCCTAAGTTTTTCTTTgtcctctgaatttttttttttttttttttttttttaggcagaatcTCGcagtgtcacccagcctggaatgcagtggcacgatctcagttcagtgcaacctcagcctcctgagtagctgggattacaggcttatgccaccatgcccggctaatttttgtatttttagtagaattggggtttcgtcgtgttggccaggttggtcttgaactcttggcctcaagtgatccacccgccttggcctcccaaagtgctgggattacaggtgtgagccaccccacctggcctgatCTATTATTGGGAGAGGTTTGTTAATACTTTGCTGTGGGGAAAAGACTTGTCAGTTTCTCCTTGTATTATGTCAATTTTGCTTTGCATATTCTAAGGTTATGAGTTGAGGTATATAAAAGGTCAGGAATTGCATGTCTTCTTGAGGAATTATTCCTTTAATCATGATGTTTTTTATCGCTAACAATGCTTGTGTGGTCTGATATTAATGTAACTAGGCCAAAATCTTTTAGAGATTATTAGCTTAGTATCTCTTTCTCATccctttgcattttaaaaaatgatttcctttggaTATCAAGTGCACAgaattgtattatttatattcctttatgtGATTCATAACACGCTAATATCATTGGTccatgtattagtctattctctcattgctctaaagaaatacctgagactaggtaatttataaagaaaagaggtttaattggcttatggttctgtatgctgtacaggaagcatgatgctggctctgcttggcttctggggaggcctcaggaagcttacaatcgtgGTGAAAGGTGAAAAGGGAGTGGGCATGTCACATAGCCAGAGCAGATGCAAGAGAGGGGGAAGATGCCACACGCTTTTAAACAGCCcaatctcacaagaactcactattgcaaggacagtaccaagggggatagtgctaaaccattcatgagaaa is a genomic window of Pongo pygmaeus isolate AG05252 chromosome 5, NHGRI_mPonPyg2-v2.0_pri, whole genome shotgun sequence containing:
- the ZSCAN9 gene encoding zinc finger and SCAN domain-containing protein 9 isoform X4, with the protein product MNTNSKEVLSLGVPVPEAWEELLKMKVEAKSHLQWQESRLKRNNPLAREIFRRHFRQLCYQETPGPREALTRLQELCYQWLRPHVSTKEQILDLLVLEQFLSILPKELQGWVREHCPESGEEAVILLEDLERELDEPQHEMVAHRHRQEVLCKEMVPVAEQTPLSLQSQPKEPQLTCDSAQKCHSIGETDLIRSLSRRAVLIPLGAHLFSTDTFLFSKPAVIPQLKGGGETRPNNRGVLRDEVTKTEDRELVLRKDCPTIVEPHGKMFNEQTWEVSQQDPPHGEVGEHKDRIERQWGNLLGEGQHKCDECGKSFTQSSGLIRHQRIHTGERPYECNECGKAFSRSSGLFNHRGIHNIQKRYHCKECGKAFSQSAGLIQHQRIHKGEKPYQCSQCSKSYSRRSFLIEHQRSHTGERPHQCIECGKSFNRHCNLIRHQKIHTVAELV
- the ZSCAN9 gene encoding zinc finger and SCAN domain-containing protein 9 isoform X3; this translates as MNTNSKEVLSLGVPVPEAWEELLKMKVEAKSHLQWQESRLKRNNPLAREIFRRHFRQLCYQETPGPREALTRLQELCYQWLRPHVSTKEQILDLLVLEQFLSILPKELQGWVREHCPESGEEAVILLEDLERELDEPQHEMVAHRHRQEVLCKEMVPVAEQTPLSLQSQPKEPQLTCDSAQKCHSIGETDEVTKTEDRELVLRKDCPTIVEPHGKMFNEQTWEVSQQDPPHGEVGEHKDRIERQWGNLLGEGQHKCDECGKSFTQSSGLIRHQRIHTGERPYECNECGKAFSRSSGLFNHRGIHNIQKRYHCKECGKAFSQSAGLIQHQRIHKGEKPYQCSQCSKSYSRRSFLIEHQRSHTGERPHQCIECGKSFNRHCNLIRHQKIHTVAELV